The following is a genomic window from Flavobacterium sp..
GCCCTTGAGGACAACCACCTTGTATCATAAAATCAGGAATTACACGGTGAAATTTTAATCCATCATAATAAGGTTTTCCCATTGGTCTAGCCGAATTTTCTAATTGACCTTCTGCTAATCCTACAAAGTTACCTACTGTTCCAGGTGTTAAATCGTGTGTTAATTTTACTAAAATAGCACCTTTTGCAGTGTTAAATTTAGCGTATATTCCGTTTTCCATTGTTTTGTTTTTTAATTTGAAAGTGCAAAATTACAAAATAAATAGTAGATTTGATATACAAAAATTGAATACTGTGGAAGTGAAAGATTACATCAACATCAACAAAGAAACATGGAACAACAAAGTCGATGTGCATATTGACTCCGATTTTTATGATATGGAGGGTTTTCTGAACGGAAAATCAACCTTAAATGCTATAGAATTAGAATTACTTGGCGATGTAAAAGGAAAAAAAATCTTACACTTACAATGTCATTTTGGTCAAGACACCATGACTTTTTCAAGAATGGGCGCAAAAGCAACAGGAGTTGATTTATCAGACAAAGCCATTGAAAGAGCCAGAGAAATCAATGAAAAAATAAATTTAGATGCCACGTTCGTTTGTTGTGATATATATGACGCTCCCAATCATTTAGATGAAAAATTTGATATTGTTTTTACCAGTTATGGGACTATTGGTTGGTTACCCAATCTAGATCAATGGGCTAAGGTAATTTCACACTTTTTAAAACCAGGCGGAAAATTTGTTATGGCCGATTTTCATCCCGTAGTTTGGATGTTTGATAATGATTTCAAAGAAGTTTTTTATAATTATTTCAATACCGAAGAAATTATTGAAGATGAATCGGGCACTTACGCAAATAGAGAAGCTGAAATTTCAACACAAACCATCACTTGGAATCATCCCACCTCAGAACTTTTAAACGCTTTGATTACAAACAATTTGGAATTAAATTGTTATAACGAATTTGATTATTCTCCATACAATTGTTTCAATCAAACTGAAGAATTTGAATCCAATAAATTCCGAATTAAACATTTGGAAAACAAAATTCCAATGGTGTATTCCCTTTCGGCAACTAAAAAATAATCTATTATCTTTGCACCATGCGAATTGATATTATTACAGTTTTACCCGAATTAATGCGAAGTCCGTTTGAGGCTTCTATTATGAAACGTGCCATTGAAAAAGGTTTGGTCGAAGTTCATTTTCATAATTTAAGAGACTACACTACTAACAAACAAAGGAGTGTAGACGATTATCAGTTTGGTGGCGGAGCAGGTATGGTGATGTCTGTTCAACCAATTGACGCTTGTATTTCGAAACTAAAAAGCGAAAGAACCTACGACGAAATCATCTACATGACGCCAGATGGAGAAACTTTAAACCAAAAAATGGCCAACTCGATTTCGATGTATGAAAATATATTGATTTTGTGTGGGCATTATAAAGGTGTAGACCAAAGAGTACGTGACATGCACATTACTCGTGAAATTTCAATTGGAGATTATGTATTGAGTGGTGGCGAAATTGGAGCTATTGTGTTTTGCGATGCCATTATCCGATTGATTCCTGGGGTTTTGAGTGATGAAACTTCGGCTTTAACAGATAGTTTTCAAGACAATTTATTATCACCTCCTATTTATACACGCCCAGCCGACTATAACGGATTAAAAGTACCCGAAGTTTTATTAAGTGGAAATTTCGCCAAAATTGAAAAATGGCGTGAAGACATGGCGTACGAACATACCAAGAACAGGAGACCTGATTTACTGGAGGATTAGTCGCAGTGTTCAGTAGCAGTTGGCAGTCGCTATTTAATTTAAAAAATAGTTCTGAAAACTGAGACTAAAAACTGAGAAAAAAGTTGTATATATAAAATAAATTTGTAATTTTGCACCCACTTTGAATCAACCTCTGGCGATAGACGTGTATGTTGCTTTGAATCAAAACTATTATAATTAAAGACTATGTCAAATTTAGTTGATTTCGTTAATAGCGAATTTGTAACAAAAAAAGATTTCCCTGATTTCGGAGCTGGTGATACTATCACTGTGTATTATGAAATTAAAGAGGGTGAAAAAACTAGAACTCAGTTCTTCAAAGGAGTTGTAATCCAAAGAAGAGGTGCTGGAGCAACTGAAACTTTTACAATCCGTAAAATGTCTGGAGCTATTGGTGTTGAGCGTATCTTCCCAGTAAACTTACCTGCTTTACAAAAAGTTGAAGTGAACCAAAGAGGTAAAGTTCGTAGAGCTCGTATCTACTACTTTAGAGATCTTACAGGTAAAAAAGCAAAAATCAAAGAAAGAAGATACAAAAACTAATTTGTACTTTCTCAATCATAAAAAGCCACAACATTGTTGTGGCTTTTTTATTGAACTTTATGCAAGATTTAAGCATTTATCCCAAATTATTTCTCTCAAAATTCTTATATTTGGCAGATTTAACATATTATATTCAAACATAACACATAACATTCATGTCTAACCAATCTAAAATAATGTATACCATTACGGATGAAGCGCCAATGTTGGCAACCCATTCGTTTTTACCTATTGTAAAAGCCTTTACAAAACCTGCAAACATTGCTATAGAAACAAGAGATATCTCTCTTGCAGGTAGAATTTTATCTAACTTTCCAGAGTATTTAAAAGAAGATCAAAAAATTGGAGATGCTTTATCAGAATTAGGGCAATTAGCAACTACTCCAGAAGCAAATATTATTAAATTACCAAATATTTCAGCTTCAGTACCTCAATTAAAAGAAGTAATAGCTGAGTTACAATCGCAAGGTTACAATATTCCTAACTTCCCTGAAGAAGCTACAACGGAAGAAGAAAAAATTATCAAAGCTAAATTTGCAAAAGTTTTAGGTTCGGCTGTAAATCCAGTATTACGTGAAGGAAACTCTGACAGAAGAGCTCCAAAAGCAGTTAAAAACTACGCAAAAAACAATCCACATTCTATGGGTGCTTGGTCTTCAGACTCAAAAACTGAGGTAGCACATATGACAGATGGCGATTTTTACGGAAGTGAAAAATCAGTTACAGTAGCTGAAGCTTCTCAATTTGTAATCGAGTTTGTGTCAGAAAACGGAACTTCAAGTATTTTAAAAGCGGCTGCTCCATTAAAAGCAGGTGAAATTGTAGATACTTCAGTAATGAGTTTAAAAGCTTTAAAAACCTTTGCTGCTAAAGAAATTGCCGATGCAAAAGCAAAAGGCTTATTATTATCGGTTCACTTAAAAGCGACGATGATGAAGGTTTCTGACCCAATCATTTTTAGTGCTATCGTGGATGTTTTCTTTGCAGATGTTTTTGCTAAATACGCAAATTTATTTCAAGAATTAGGCATCGATACCAAAAATGGATTAGGTGATGTTTATGCTAAAATTGCCGGACATTCAATGCAAGCTGAAGTGGAAGCTGCTTTAAATGAAGCTTTTGCTAACGGACCTGCAGTAGCAATGGTAAATTCTGAAAAAGGAATTACAAATTTCCAAATTCCATCAGATGTTATTGTAGATGCTTCTGTTCCTGCTTTTATTAGAACATCAGGTAAAATGTGGAACAAAGATGGGGCTTTACAAGATACAAAAGCTATAATTCCAGACAGATGCTATGCTGGTTTATATGTTACAACTATTGATTTCTGTAAGAAAAATGGAGCTTTTGATCCAAAAACAATGGGAAGCGTTCCAAACGTAGGTTTAATGGCTCAAAAAGCTGAAGAATATGGTTCACACGATAAAACGTTCCAAATGACCGCTAATGGCACTGTAAAAGTTACTGATGGTAACGACCATGTATTCATGGAACAAAAAGTAGAAGCTGGCGATATCTTCAGAATGTGCCAAGTAAAAGATGCTCCTATTTTAGACTGGGTGAAATTAGCCGTGAACAGAGCAAGATTATCTAA
Proteins encoded in this region:
- a CDS encoding class I SAM-dependent methyltransferase, whose product is MEVKDYININKETWNNKVDVHIDSDFYDMEGFLNGKSTLNAIELELLGDVKGKKILHLQCHFGQDTMTFSRMGAKATGVDLSDKAIERAREINEKINLDATFVCCDIYDAPNHLDEKFDIVFTSYGTIGWLPNLDQWAKVISHFLKPGGKFVMADFHPVVWMFDNDFKEVFYNYFNTEEIIEDESGTYANREAEISTQTITWNHPTSELLNALITNNLELNCYNEFDYSPYNCFNQTEEFESNKFRIKHLENKIPMVYSLSATKK
- the trmD gene encoding tRNA (guanosine(37)-N1)-methyltransferase TrmD codes for the protein MRIDIITVLPELMRSPFEASIMKRAIEKGLVEVHFHNLRDYTTNKQRSVDDYQFGGGAGMVMSVQPIDACISKLKSERTYDEIIYMTPDGETLNQKMANSISMYENILILCGHYKGVDQRVRDMHITREISIGDYVLSGGEIGAIVFCDAIIRLIPGVLSDETSALTDSFQDNLLSPPIYTRPADYNGLKVPEVLLSGNFAKIEKWREDMAYEHTKNRRPDLLED
- the rplS gene encoding 50S ribosomal protein L19 yields the protein MSNLVDFVNSEFVTKKDFPDFGAGDTITVYYEIKEGEKTRTQFFKGVVIQRRGAGATETFTIRKMSGAIGVERIFPVNLPALQKVEVNQRGKVRRARIYYFRDLTGKKAKIKERRYKN
- a CDS encoding NADP-dependent isocitrate dehydrogenase; translated protein: MSNQSKIMYTITDEAPMLATHSFLPIVKAFTKPANIAIETRDISLAGRILSNFPEYLKEDQKIGDALSELGQLATTPEANIIKLPNISASVPQLKEVIAELQSQGYNIPNFPEEATTEEEKIIKAKFAKVLGSAVNPVLREGNSDRRAPKAVKNYAKNNPHSMGAWSSDSKTEVAHMTDGDFYGSEKSVTVAEASQFVIEFVSENGTSSILKAAAPLKAGEIVDTSVMSLKALKTFAAKEIADAKAKGLLLSVHLKATMMKVSDPIIFSAIVDVFFADVFAKYANLFQELGIDTKNGLGDVYAKIAGHSMQAEVEAALNEAFANGPAVAMVNSEKGITNFQIPSDVIVDASVPAFIRTSGKMWNKDGALQDTKAIIPDRCYAGLYVTTIDFCKKNGAFDPKTMGSVPNVGLMAQKAEEYGSHDKTFQMTANGTVKVTDGNDHVFMEQKVEAGDIFRMCQVKDAPILDWVKLAVNRARLSNTPAVFWLDENRAHDREVTKKVEAYLKNFDTTGLDIRILNIVDATQFTLERLKAGLDTISVTGNVLRDYLTDLFPILELGTSAKMLSIVPLMNGGGLFETGAGGSAPKHVEQFIEEGYLRWDSLGEILALGVSLEHLGQTLNNAKAMVLSETLDEATEKFLATDKSPARKVGQLDNRGSHFYIALYWAQALAAQNKDAELKGIFTPIATELTANEAKINEELIAAQGKPQNIGGYYHPSFELTEKAMRPSTTLNTILAKLK